In one Pasteuria penetrans genomic region, the following are encoded:
- a CDS encoding capping complex subunit for YIEGIA has translation MNIVAMNGGNRGPNLVAVVTTQPELVRGNSVVFVVEDETMLHHCAAQLEIFLGARSYALYSTTILMVQQQSG, from the coding sequence GTGAACATCGTCGCAATGAATGGGGGGAATAGGGGTCCCAACCTGGTTGCCGTGGTGACCACGCAACCGGAACTCGTCAGGGGTAATAGTGTTGTCTTTGTAGTTGAAGATGAAACCATGCTCCATCATTGTGCTGCCCAATTGGAGATCTTTCTAGGCGCGCGTTCCTATGCCCTCTATTCAACAACGATCCTTATGGTTCAACAACAATCCGGTTGA
- a CDS encoding YIEGIA domain-containing protein, whose translation MDSGGILESIHWSVSTWAVVIGIITGFFVRICILKIDFRQYPSYPYGCIVHLSLGLIASALGAVAVPALLARNYIAVTFLALAAQQFREVRRMERETLTRLDITELVPRGTNYIEGMAMVFEGRNYVVIAASLLSSSLVMFTGDIHWGLLGGLLLVLGSRFLLKNCRVGDIAEVSEAEITFYGANVYVDHSYLTNMGIDRNRKVVREKGKGFVIQPRHVKYEVALSNLGQRQAILHDASSILGVYRDRNRPSLVPMAKRDLTRGRLVVLLLPLFEDPYAVPPRTGREVIQGTLVLENSVRSPLGLARLRWLLGRR comes from the coding sequence ATGGACAGTGGAGGTATATTAGAATCCATCCATTGGTCGGTATCTACATGGGCCGTGGTAATAGGGATCATTACTGGTTTTTTTGTTAGAATATGTATTTTAAAAATTGATTTTAGACAATATCCTAGCTATCCCTATGGATGCATTGTACATCTCTCCCTAGGTCTCATCGCCTCAGCATTGGGGGCTGTTGCCGTACCGGCCCTACTCGCACGCAACTATATCGCTGTCACTTTTCTAGCCCTGGCTGCGCAACAATTCCGGGAGGTTCGTAGAATGGAGCGGGAAACACTAACCCGCCTAGATATAACAGAGTTGGTTCCACGTGGCACCAACTATATAGAGGGTATGGCTATGGTATTTGAGGGAAGGAATTATGTAGTAATTGCGGCCTCCCTCCTGAGTTCTTCCCTTGTTATGTTTACTGGGGATATACACTGGGGCCTCCTAGGGGGTCTTCTCCTGGTTTTAGGAAGCCGATTTTTGCTCAAAAATTGCCGGGTGGGGGATATTGCTGAGGTAAGCGAGGCAGAAATTACCTTTTACGGTGCCAATGTTTATGTGGATCATAGTTATCTCACCAACATGGGGATCGATCGGAATAGAAAAGTCGTTCGTGAAAAGGGAAAAGGATTTGTTATTCAACCGAGGCATGTTAAATATGAAGTTGCATTGAGTAATTTGGGACAACGACAGGCTATTCTCCATGATGCATCCTCGATTCTGGGTGTGTATCGCGATAGGAATAGGCCATCCCTCGTTCCTATGGCTAAGAGAGATCTAACTCGGGGACGACTAGTGGTTCTATTGCTACCTCTCTTTGAAGACCCATATGCCGTTCCTCCAAGAACGGGGAGGGAGGTAATCCAGGGAACCCTTGTGTTGGAAAATTCCGTTCGTTCTCCCCTTGGATTGGCTCGACTTCGTTGGCTGCTGGGGAGGAGGTGA